In a genomic window of Scheffersomyces stipitis CBS 6054 chromosome 4, complete sequence:
- a CDS encoding predicted protein gives MPSSRSLLYLVIAVVTVFLIYTQTCDTTLPAKLTTTAAPVTPVATTSNTSTEMADLKSYIVTLKETISDADYSGLQAKINELGGEVTSQFSLIKGFVAKLPPIHTSAIESHDSVLTIEEDKEVKIQS, from the coding sequence ATGCCTTCTTCTCGATCATTGCTCTATCTCGTTATTGCTGTAGTCActgttttcttgatctACACCCAAACCTGCGACACCACTTTGCCAGCGAAATTGACCACTACTGCTGCTCCAGTTACTCCCGTCGCTACTACCTCAAACACTTCTACCGAAATGGCTGATCTCAAATCCTACATCGTTACCTTAAAGGAAACCATCTCCGACGCTGACTACTCAGGCTTACAGGCCAAGATCAACGAATTGGGCGGAGAAGTCACCTCCCAGTTCAGTTTGATCAAGGGTTTTGTTGCTAAGTTGCCTCCTATCCACACCTCTGCTATCGAATCTCACGACTCTGTCTTGACTatcgaagaagataagGAGGTCAAGATCCAATCTTAG
- a CDS encoding predicted protein: protein MTLYYRIYTPLDRLINRIKRKGFWLYSGLIIASTLYVIYSISNLPSIPAEPKRHVELPKDKDTKVTKDVKKEAKGVKTESIAPREINPEPIKPEPQVKPEPQSSSSIVRSWTKRELFAYLVSNRVYPDVDEDIDAVRQKAIEIYESKNAVATS from the coding sequence ATGACACTCTACTATCGCATATACACGCCGCTTGACCGGCTCATCAACAGGATAAAGCGCAAAGGCTTCTGGTTGTACTCCGGCCTCATCATCGCCTCTACTCTCTACGTCATCTATTCCATATCCAATCTTCCCTCGATTCCAGCAGAACCAAAAAGACATGTAGAACTACCAAAAGATAAAGACACAAAAGTAACAAAAGATgtgaagaaagaagcaaaaggCGTAAAGACCGAACTGATAGCTCCAAGAGAGATAAACCCCGAACCAATCAAACCTGAACCACAAGTGAAGCCAGAGCCTCAATCTTCTAGCAGTATTGTCAGATCGTGGACCAAGAGAGAATTGTTTGCCTACTTGGTGAGCAATCGTGTTTACCCGGATGTGGACGAGGATATCGACGCTGTACGACAGAAGGCAATTGAGATCTACGAAAGCAAGAACGCTGTGGCCACTTCGTAG
- the SOD1 gene encoding superoxide dismutase (Cu-Zn) (go_function copper, zinc superoxide dismutase activity; metal ion binding~go_process superoxide metabolism) — protein MVKAVAVLRGDKTVSGVVHFEQEAESDPTTITWEITGNDPNALRGFHIHTFGDNTNGCTSAGPHFNPFAKTHGAPEDDERHVGDLGNITTDGSGVAKGTKQDLLVKLLGVDSIIGRTVVVHEGTDDYGKGGFDDSKTTGHAGGRPACGVIGLTQ, from the exons ATGGTTAAAGCTG TCGCTGTTTTAAGAGGAGACAAGACTGTCTCTGGTGTCGTTCACTTCGaacaagaagctgaaaGTGATCCAACCACCATCACCTGGGAAATCACCGGTAACGATCCAAATGCTTTGAGAGGTTTCCACATCCACACCTTCGGTGACAACACCAACGGTTGTACCTCGGCTGGTCCTCACTTCAACCCATTTGCTAAGACTCACGGTGCCccagaagacgacgaaaGACACGTTGGTGACTTGGGTAACATCACCACTGACGGCTCTGGTGTTGCCAAAGGTACCAAGCAAGActtgttggtcaagttgCTCGGTGTTGACTCCATCATTGGAAGAACCGTCGTTGTCCACGAAGGTACTGATGACTACGGTAAGGGTGGTTTCGATGACTCCAAGACCACCGGTCACGCTGGAGGCAGACCAGCCTGTGGTGTCATTGGTTTGACCCAATAA
- the RBT7 gene encoding Ribonuclease T2 precursor (RNase T2) (go_function RNA binding; endoribonuclease activity): MLFKTLAPFIAILGAAQAAPTPLSLSCSIGSESLVAATSSSEYSVVDCSTFLQGQFDVFSCHNTTEIPAGESCCFENWGVLMQTQFWDYNATYLDLLNSTSPEDLATLEQQVLSSYGDDDAKSTFTIHGLWNDLCDGSFNQYCNPSLEISQAKDNITHVMVDVFGEADLYKKMSTYWLNNVKSNVENAGNIDLWEHEYNKHGTCMNTLLPKCFTGAYTRFENTISFYKKTVELWSNLPTYQFLQQFGITPSLTKQYKLADVQAALAQAHDGKEVYIGCLKGAIDEIWYYHNLKGNVLTGEYQPIDSLTPSTCGDYVYYLPK, encoded by the coding sequence atgttgttcaagactTTAGCTCCTTTTATCGCTATTTTGGGTGCTGCTCAAGCTGCCCCAACCCCATTGCTGTTGTCATGTTCCATTGGTTCTGAATCCTTGGTTGCTGCTACTTCTTCTAGTGAATACTCTGTTGTCGACTGTTCTACTTTCCTCCAGGGCCAGTTTGATGTTTTCTCCTGTCATAACACAACTGAAATCCCAGCTGGTgaatcttgttgtttcgAAAACTGGGGTGTGTTGATGCAAACTCAATTCTGGGACTACAACGCTACTTACTTGGACCTTCTCAACTCTACTAGTCCAGAAGACCTTGCTACTCTCGAGCAACAAGTATTGTCTTCCTACGGCGATGACGATGCAAAGTCCACCTTCACTATCCATGGTTTGTGGAACGATTTGTGTGACGGTTCTTTCAACCAGTACTGTAACCCATCTTTGGAAATCAGTCAGGCCAAGGACAACATCACCCACGTCATGGTTGACGTTTTCGGTGAAGCCGACttgtacaagaagatgtcTACTTACTGGTTGAACAATGTCAAGTCCAACGTCGAAAACGCTGGTAACATCGACTTGTGGGAACATGAGTACAACAAGCACGGTACCTGTATGAACACCTTGTTGCCAAAGTGTTTCACCGGTGCTTACACCAGATTCGAAAACACCATTTCATTCTATAAGAAGACCGTCGAACTCTGGTCCAACTTGCCCACCTACCAATTCTTGCAACAGTTTGGTATCACCCCATCCTTGACTAAGCAATACAAGTTGGCTGATGTCCAGGCTGCATTGGCTCAAGCTCACGATGGTAAGGAAGTCTACATTGGATGCTTGAAAGGTGCCATTGATGAAATTTGGTACTACCATAACTTGAAGGGTAACGTTTTGACTGGTGAATACCAGCCAATTGACTCATTGACTCCATCCACCTGTGGTGATTACGTCTACTACCTTCCAAAGTAA
- the DNF3 gene encoding aminophospholipid-translocating ATPase (Drs2 Neo1 Family aminophospholipid-translocating ATPase~go_function catalytic activity~go_process metabolism): MAICAWFFFQPDTFGPDSSLINHKKSLHNFSQRLFIRILVTEKITQLLRMSLPPETPQEQPSSTSQTRRKRGLSLRSQLFSKAISGQNQPSQSSEHSRNPFRVKFDITEPSDSNENADGQANSANGSYLRTDNPSLGTNDNTSYQIELNTLHPDTASIPQININAPSPDSRSEDANLHVPYGHLNDSTLIRSTTHLTVDSNRSDASSSSFLAKRKRTSQRRYGTKNRLVKNLIRLKDNILGNKTLPSTERGRVIPITTNFNEINSYFQDQYYNEHTKCLIDERSDEPYEKNIVTSSKYTVYSFLPKQLRAQFSKIANCYFMVVAIMQMIPTWSTTGQYTTIIPLMIFMSISIAREGFDDWKRHGHDKEENNKKTKVIKEDENLSNFDTHSITTILTETISVSNNNILSPHGSRAASPSNNVSSNSSLSDPEPQNETNTNYTNLELMKQYNLKEYATKWKHIKVGDIIKVSENEAFPADVMLLATSDTDNQEAFIETMDLDGETNLKSKCPHAEICKKFSNVTGLKNTKMLITVEDPNIDLYNFEGSFEVNDKVFALGPDNVVYRGSVLRNTKSVLGLVIFTGEETKIRMNNIKNPRTKAPKLQRNINYIVIFMVFVVISLSAFSTMVQRLLYERNRDKAWYLFDSDAGVASTLMGFIIMYNTLIPLSLYVTMEIIKVMQLLFLQYDIDMYHVESNTPADAKTATILEELGQVSYIFSDKTGTLTDNQMIFRKFSVCGASWLHDLDLMLNEKEDPNKVAPLVPMPRTSMHHSPRQSGRKVGPDYQPRTSTTSIARESLELSLVRSNVTWKSSAQPNKTQDMSSSLKLIKYIQSHPHTIFSRKAKMFLLSIALCNTCLPRKDNTSKNSSVLTLDDIDGVQQQELRAKRNVEDSSISYQAASPDELALVQASKDLGFVVLDRQNNVLTIKTYPEGFQKEPKFEEYQVLEVIEFSSSRKRMSTVVRFPDGRICLICKGADNVILEKLKYADMAKEKAKEISLNTTERKTQQADIVLSNRFSSELESRKSIGSIGQRLSLSGGDRITSTIDNTLSNAEDEMADIALKARKSLHVHQAKKYSMDQASFTNVDPPSPVLNSSGTSGSNSQIPNDRLLLNDEYLVEKTLEHIEEFSTEGLRTLMYSYRWLDKNEYEAWSQEYSLARTALKDRARKVEEVGAKIEHKFELLGATAIEDKLQEGVSDTIDKLRRAGIKMWMLTGDKRETAINIGYSCRLIKDYSTVVILSHDEGIDTIMDRITSASQEIQAGRVAHCVLVIDGGTLAEIENDSALLTLFLDLCIQVDSTICCRASPSQKANMVSAVRKLNNRAVTLAIGDGANDIAMIQSADIGIGITGKEGLQAARSADYAIAQFRFLLKLLLVNGRYNYIRTSKFVLCTFYKELLFYLTQCVYQRNTLFSGSSMYESWSLSMFNTLFTSLPVICIGMFDKDLRPSTLIAVPELYAKGRLYQAFNLKIFVSWMFLAAIQSVGISFMAYYVWGFTALRDNTTFPLGSLVFAALVVIINAKCEFIEMQNRQWLAFAAFFISVGGYALWNWLIMMLYRTKDSPIYFVAYGLLTWGRDQSWWATLLALITVPLFADILFKVFKFMFKPADDELFRLFEKDIDMRRFFEQHSYKELYQGWTFSKQPSTLFAKLKNVAKGVLGKPAIQQELEAFDNGSEHQSAYNRKRAGTNPLPSELPPGGEGIAIVGNDFEQPGRVEDGYEILPSGKRVKIVAKGVSWGSRFRRNGSSAENEDVDAIIDSRLNDLRKEEEGQVGDRSPK; encoded by the coding sequence ATGGCCATTTGTGCGTGGtttttttttcagccaGATACTTTCGGAccagattcttctttgataaATCATAAGAAATCTCTCCACAACTTTTCTCAAAGACTCTTCATTCGAATATTAGTGACTGAGAAGATTACACAACTACTACGGATGAGTCTACCGCCAGAAACACCGCAGGAACAGCCTTCCAGCACTCTGCAAACGCGACGCAAGAGGGGACTTTCACTCCGATCCCAGCTCTTTTCTAAAGCGATCTCTGGCCAGAACCAGCCACTGCAACTGCTGGAACATTCCAGAAACCCTTTCAGAGTAAAATTCGATATAACTGAACCTTCAGATTCTAATGAAAATGCTGATGGCCAAGCGAATCTGGCAAATGGCAGCTATCTTCGTACAGATAACCCATCTCTTGGAACAAATGACAACACCAGTTATCAGATAGAATTGAACACACTACATCCGGATACAGCCTCAATTCCTCAGATAAACATCAATGCACCTTCCCCTGATTCTCGTTCTGAAGATGCAAATTTGCACGTTCCCTACGGGCATTTGAACGACTCAACTCTCATAAGATCTACCACTCATCTAACAGTCGATTCCAACAGATCTGATGCCAGCTCGCTGTCCTTCTTAGCCAAACGTAAAAGAACCTCTCAACGTCGCTATGGTACGAAAAACAGATTGGTCAAAAACTTGATAAGGCTCAAGGACAACATCTTGGGCAACAAGACACTTCCAAGTACTGAGAGGGGCCGAGTGATTCCAATCACCACAAACTTCAACGAGATCAATTCCTACTTTCAGGATCAGTACTACAACGAACATACCAAGTGTCTCATCGACGAACGTAGTGACGAGCCGTATGAGAAGAACATAGTGACTTCTTCTAAGTATACTGTCTATTCGTTTTTACCTAAACAGTTGAGAGCCCAGTTCTCCAAAATCGCCAATTGCTATTTCATGGTCGTAGCAATCATGCAAATGATCCCCACATGGTCTACAACAGGTCAGTACACTACTATCATCCCGTTGATGATCTTCATGTCAATTTCGATAGCTAGAGAAGGATTTGACGACTGGAAAAGACATGGCCAcgacaaagaagaaaacaacaaaaagacaaaagtcatcaaagaagacgaaaacTTGAGCAACTTCGATACCCACTCAATTACAACCATATTGACAGAAACAATTTCAGTCAGTAATAACAACATCCTTTCTCCTCATGGATCACGAGCAGCGAGCCCATCTAATAACgtctcttccaattcatcATTATCAGATCCAGAGCCACAAAATGAGACAAACACAAACTACACGAATTTGGAGCTTATGAAACAGTACAATCTCAAGGAGTACGCCACGAAGTGGAAACACATAAAAGTAGGAGACATCATAAAAGTCTCTGAAAATGAAGCCTTCCCAGCAGATGTCATGTTATTAGCTACGAGTGACACAGATAACCAAGAAGCATTTATAGAAACCATGGATTTAGATGGAGAAACGAACTTAAAGCTGAAGTGTCCACATGCTGAGATCTGTAAGAAGTTCTCTAATGTGACTGGGTTGAAAAACACAAAGATGTTGATAACCGTAGAAGACCCCAACATCGATTTGTACAACTTTGAAGGTTCGTTTGAGGTAAACGACAAAGTGTTTGCTTTGGGGCCAGATAATGTCGTTTATAGAGGTAGCGTTCTTCGAAACACAAAGTCGGTTTTAGGATTGGTCATTTTCACAGGTGAAGAGACAAAAATCAGAATGAACAATATTAAGAATCCCAGAACTAAGGCTCCAAAATTGCAGAGAAACATCAACTACATTGTGATATTTATGGTGTTTGTAGTGATTTCGTTGTCGGCGTTTTCCACCATGGTGCAACGTCTTCTATACGAGAGAAATAGAGACAAGGCATGGTATCTCTTTGATCTGGATGCTGGTGTTGCATCTACTCTTATGGGTTTCATCATCATGTATAATACATTGATTCCATTATCGCTTTATGTCACTATGGAAATCATCAAGGTGATGCAATTGCTATTTCTACAGTATGATATAGACATGTACCACGTAGAGAGCAACACACCCGCAGATGCGAAGACAGCAaccatcttggaagaacttggtcaagtcaGCTACATATTCAGTGACAAGACAGGAACTTTGACTGATAACCAGATGATTTTCAGGAAGTTCAGTGTCTGTGGAGCAAGCTGGTTACAtgacttggacttgatgttgaacGAAAAGGAAGACCCTAACAAAGTCGCTCCTTTAGTACCAATGCCACGAACCAGCATGCATCACCTGCCACGCCAGTCTGGTCGCAAGGTAGGCCCAGATTATCAGCCAAGAACAAGTACTACTTCTATTGCTAGAGAAAGTTTGGAATTATCCTTGGTCAGATCGAATGTTACCTGGAAGTCTTCTGCTCAACCAAACAAGACGCAGGACATGTCCAgttctttgaaattgataaaaTACATACAATCGCATCCACATActatcttctccagaaagGCTAAGATGTTTCTTTTGAGTATTGCCTTGTGCAATACTTGTCTTCCTAGAAAAGACAATACTTCGAAAAACTCGTCAGTGCTTACTCTTGATGACATTGACGGGGTACAGCAGCAGGAGTTAAGAGCAAAGCGAAATGTGGAAGACTCTTCTATCTCTTATCAAGCTGCTTCTCCAGACGAATTGGCACTTGTTCAAGCATCCAAGGATCTAGGATTTGTGGTTCTAGATAGGCAGAACAATGTGTTGACAATTAAGACTTATCCAGAGGGATTTCAGAAAGAACCCAAATTCGAGGAGTATCAAGTTCTCGAAGTTATAGAGTTCTCATCTAGTAGAAAAAGAATGTCTACTGTAGTTAGGTTTCCAGACGGAAGAATTTGTCTTATTTGTAAAGGTGCCGACAATGTcattttggagaagttgaagtatgCCGATATGgcaaaagagaaagcaaaagaaaTCTCACTCAACACgacagaaagaaaaacacAACAGGCTGATATAGTTTTGCTGAACAGATTTTCCTCAGAACTAGAATCGAGAAAATCAATTGGCTCCATTGGTCAACGTTTGAGTTTGAGTGGCGGCGATAGAATTACTTCCACTATTGACAACACGCTTCTGAAtgctgaagatgagatGGCTGATATTGCCTTAAAGGCAAGAAAGTCATTGCATGTCCATCAAGCAAAGAAGTATAGCATGGATCAGGCCTCGTTTACTAATGTAGATCCACCGTCTCCAGTACTTAACCTGTCCGGGACTCTGGGAAGCAATAGCCAGATCCCCAACGACAGGCTACTTCTCAATGATGAATACCTTGTCGAAAAGACATTGGAGcatattgaagaattttccACTGAAGGGCTCAGAACATTGATGTACTCGTACAGGTGGTTGGATAAAAATGAGTATGAGGCATGGTCCCAAGAGTATAGCCTTGCTAGGACTGCTTTAAAGGATAGAGCCAGAAAGGTAGAGGAAGTAGGAGCTAAAATCGAACACAAGTTTGAGCTTCTTGGTGCAACTGCTATTGAAGATAAATTGCAAGAAGGAGTCAGTGATACTATAGACAAGTTAAGAAGGGCAGGAATCAAGATGTGGATGTTGACAGGAGACAAACGTGAAACTGCTATTAATATTGGTTACTCGTGTAGACTCATTAAGGACTACTCCACTGTTGTTATTCTTTCGCATGATGAAGGAATCGATACGATTATGGATCGTATCACTTCTGCCAGTCAGGAGATACAAGCAGGAAGAGTAGCCCATTGTGTTTTGGTAATTGATGGTGGAACTTTagctgaaattgaaaatgattCCGCTTTGCTCACTTTGTTCCTTGATCTATGCATCCAGGTAGATTCTACAATCTGCTGTCGTGCTTCGCCTTCACAAAAGGCTAATATGGTTAGTGCTGTGCgaaaattgaacaacaggGCTGTGACTTTGGCAATTGGAGATGGTGCAAACGATATTGCCATGATCCAGAGTGCTGACATCGGTATTGGTATCACTGGTAAGGAAGGGCTACAAGCTGCTCGTTCTGCCGATTACGCCATTGCCCAGTTCCGGTTCTTGCTTAAGTTGTTATTAGTCAATGGTCGTTACAACTACATACGAACATCCAAGTTTGTCTTGTGCACTTTCTACAAAGAATTATTGTTTTATTTGACGCAGTGTGTCTATCAGAGAAACACTTTATTCTCAGGCTCTTCGATGTATGAAAGTTGGTCGTTGTCGATGTTCAATACGTTGTTCACTTCTCTCCCCGTCATCTGTATTGGTATGTTCGACAAAGACTTGAGGCCCTCAACGTTGATAGCAGTACCTGAATTGTATGCAAAGGGAAGATTGTATCAAgctttcaatttgaagatctttGTGTCATGGATGTTCTTGGCTGCCATTCAAAGTGTCGGTATATCTTTCATGGCTTACTATGTATGGGGATTTACCGCTTTACGTGACAATACAACTTTCCCATTGGGTTCTTTGGTGTTTGCTGCTCTTGTTGTAATCATCAATGCGAAGTGTGAGTTCATTGAAATGCAGAATAGACAATGGCTAGCCTTCGCTGCATTCTTTATTTCTGTTGGTGGATACGCCTTGTGGAACTGGCTAATTATGATGTTGTACAGAACAAAGGATTCGCCAATTTACTTTGTAGCCTACGGTTTACTAACATGGGGCCGTGATCAGAGTTGGTGGGCTACTCTTCTTGCACTCATCACAGTTCCTCTATTTGCTGATATACTTTTCAAAGTGTTTAAATTCATGTTTAAGCCAGCAGATGATGAACTTTTCAGGTTgtttgaaaaagatatCGACATGAGAAGGTTCTTTGAACAACACTCATATAAAGAATTGTATCAGGGATGGACCTTTTCTAAACAACCGTCCACACTTTTTGCAAAGTTAAAAAACGTTGCTAAAGGAGTATTGGGAAAGCCAGCTatccaacaagaacttgaggCATTCGACAATGGTTCAGAACACCAGTCGGCTTACAATAGAAAGAGGGCAGGAACAAATCCATTACCTTCTGAACTACCACCTGGCGGTGAAGGAATTGCTATTGTCGGTAATGACTTCGAACAACCTGGACGTGTTGAGGATGGGTATGAGATCCTCCCTAGCGGAAAGAGAGTCAAGATTGTAGCAAAGGGGGTCAGTTGGGGAAGTCGTTTCAGACGCAATGGTTCTTCTGCAGAGAACGAGGATGTGGATGCTATTATAGATTCAAGATTGAACGATcttagaaaagaagaggaaggTCAAGTTGGAGATCGATCACCAAAATAA
- a CDS encoding predicted protein (go_function protein kinase activity; ATP binding~go_process protein amino acid phosphorylation), with translation MSSQSDVSVLEQHKENIQPLSRGRPASKLAASFKRSNSSLLSFKEQLKRERTNLEVNISQADELDDPLQPFVEYIAWTHNNFPQGSNSESGLLTLLEKCTSMFRDFDQYKNDARYLNIWLEYTSYSDSPRDIFVYLAKKGIGNQLALYYEEFANYLEANGKIADATEIYEMGINSAARPLARLQRSFDNLKKRCNIPQPHSYVSPLRDVLALKHGPSSAGPLGTETSNPRKKQKLEVFREVPNQQPSVLESIFKDDNDVQELGTIRSRIKENVLQSKPWAGEVMRQKLISESSESANRIQVYRDVHDTNTASEPLAQSLQVAEEDERGLVYTLIKNPGKRPEKVMFNMELLTYEDEEMSVTEMLARSRRYISRRTEVAQTHEDTTSSHQSTPSKINKPLEDNQTFSIPLNDVSLPLNSRSRSPTITMFSRMANHEVMGMFNDAAQMLNSDDELENPEGENTTTTNYEGFVTETIQMNQLVEPMNMKKIEAVATPPTDREDNDIQSSPFIEKPSLGIINAEPINPVDSAIRTKLLQELSIPLSVYPGYHEDPDKTIQRLASFRDITNDNTKTISRGSSSSIIDYLGEEIYCLRHELGQGGFGFVYLIESGTSGSFKALKIESPSSKWEYYILNQIHRRLLGRDRETNALIIHPEAFFYFKDESYLIMDYCTQGTILDIVNLFKNTENSTIDEVLCIFLTVELLKSIEMLHSIGILHGDLKADNCMIRFQPVDHNEWSEAYSRYGHNGWSNKSITLIDFGRAIDLTLFDEEVQFKCDWETDQQDCPQMNENKPWSFEADYYGLATIIHVMLFGSYIKICKHNEKQIRLEGQLRRYWQKELWTPLFDLLLNPYESEVTEKRPLLKELRSQRGKLEQWLEENAKSKNLKNIILSSENDLNLLHKKRTI, from the coding sequence ATGCTGAGCCAATCTGACGTGTCTGTCTTGGAGCAGCACAAGGAAAACATCCAGCCGTTGCTGCGAGGAAGACCTGCTTCCAAACTAGCAGCTTCCTTCAAACGTTCCAACCTGTCGCTTCTACTGTTCAAAGAACAACTCAAACGCGAGCGAACCAACCTAGAAGTGAACATCAGCCAGGCCGACGAACTCGACGATCCCCTCCAGCCTTTTGTAGAATATATTGCATGGACTCACAATAACTTCCCCCAGGGATCGAACTCTGAAAGTGGGCTCTTGACCCTATTGGAAAAATGTACCTCCATGTTTCGCGATTTCGACCAGTACAAGAACGATGCTCGTTATCTCAACATCTGGCTCGAGTACACAAGCTACTCCGACTCTCCTCGAGACATCTTTGTTTATCTTGCCAAAAAAGGTATTGGAAACCAACTTGCACTTTACTATGAAGAATTTGCCAACTATCTAGAGGCCAATGGAAAGATAGCAGACGCTACAGAAATCTACGAGATGGGCATCAATTCTGCGGCCAGACCCTTGGCTCGACTTCAGCGATCGTTTGATAACTTAAAGAAGCGTTGCAATATCCCTCAACCCCATTCCTACGTTTCACCGTTGAGGGATGTACTAGCATTGAAGCATGGCCCATCTTCAGCTGGACCACTAGGAACAGAAACTTCTAACCCACGTAAAAAGCAGAAACTTGAAGTGTTCAGAGAAGTGCCGAACCAGCAGCCTTCTGTATTGGAGTCTATCTTTAAGGACGACAACGATGTACAAGAGTTGGGAACTATACGATCCCGAATAAAGGAAAATGTACTTCAATCCAAGCCATGGGCAGGAGAAGTTATGAGACAAAAGTTAATAAGCGAAAGCTCTGAGTCAGCTAATCGAATACAAGTATACAGAGATGTACATGATACAAACACAGCATCCGAGCCTCTAGCTCAATCTTTACAggttgctgaagaagacgaaagAGGATTGGTATATACGCTTATCAAAAACCCAGGAAAAAGACCAGAAAAGGTAATGTTCAATATGGAATTATTGACATACGAAGATGAGGAAATGTCGGTTACGGAAATGCTTGCGAGAAGTAGACGATATATCAGCCGTAGAACAGAAGTAGCACAAACTCACGAAGATACGACGTCGTCTCACCAATCTACAccttccaagatcaacaagcCTTTGGAAGATAATCAGACATTCAGTATTCCATTGAACGACGTCTCGTTACCCCTAAATAGCAGATCACGGTCTCCAACTATCACCATGTTTTCCCGAATGGCAAATCACGAAGTAATGGGTATGTTCAACGATGCTGCCCAGATGTTGAATTCAGACGATGAACTCGAAAACCCCGAGGGAGAAAACACAACTACAACTAACTATGAAGGATTTGTAACAGAAACAATCCAGATGAATCAGCTTGTAGAACCgatgaatatgaaaaagATAGAAGCAGTAGCTACCCCACCAACAGACAGAGAAGATAACGATATCCAGAGCTCTCCATTTATCGAGAAGCCATCTTTAGGAATCATAAACGCTGAACCCATAAACCCAGTAGATTCAGCAATAAGGACTAAGCTACTTCAAGAGTTATCAATTCCCTTATCAGTTTATCCCGGATATCATGAAGACCCAGATAAGACAATCCAAAGACTCGCTAGTTTCCGTGACATTACCAATGATAATACAAAGACCATATCAAGAGGCTCACTGAGCTCAATAATCGACTACTTGGGGGAAGAAATTTACTGCTTGAGGCATGAACTTGGTCAAGGTGGATTCGGATTCGTTTACTTGATCGAATCTGGAACCTCGGGCTCTTTTAAAGCTTTGAAAATAGAATCCCCTTCCTCAAAGTGGGAATATTATATACTCAATCAAATTCACCGAAGATTGCTTGGGAGGGATCGGGAAACGAACGCGTTGATTATTCACCCAGAGGcattcttctatttcaaaGACGAAAGCTACTTGATTATGGACTATTGCACACAAGGAACTATTCTTGACATTGTGAaccttttcaagaatacaGAGAACTCGACCATAGATGAGGTGCTATGCATATTCCTAACCGTAGAGCTATTGAAATCAATTGAAATGTTGCACAGCATTGGTATATTACATGGTGATCTTAAGGCCGATAATTGTATGATTAGATTCCAACCAGTAGATCACAACGAATGGTCTGAGGCATATAGTAGATACGGCCACAACGGCTGGTCTAACAAGAGTATTACGTTGATTGATTTTGGCAGGGCCATTGACTTGACCTtatttgatgaagaagtacaaTTCAAATGTGACTGGGAAACAGACCAGCAAGATTGTCCGCAAATGAATGAAAACAAGCCCTGGAGTTTTGAAGCTGACTACTATGGACTTGCGACAATTATTCACGTTATGTTGTTTGGATCGTATATCAAGATCTGCAAGCATAATGAGAAACAAATAAGACTAGAGGGTCAATTGAGAAGGTACTGGCAGAAGGAATTGTGGACACCATTGTTCGATTTGTTACTTAATCCTTATGAGTCCGAGGTTACCGAGAAGAGACCCTTGTTGAAAGAGTTGAGGTCCCAGAGGGGAAAGCTAGAACAGTGGTTAGAAGAAAATGCAAAGagcaagaacttgaagaacatcaTTCTCAGCAGCGAGAACGACCTTAACTTGCTTCACAAGAAACGTACAATCTAA